One stretch of Xiphophorus maculatus strain JP 163 A chromosome 19, X_maculatus-5.0-male, whole genome shotgun sequence DNA includes these proteins:
- the plk4 gene encoding serine/threonine-protein kinase PLK4 yields the protein MSVSIGDKIEDFKVLTLLGKGSFACVYRAKSVKTGLEVAIKMIDKKAMHKAGMVQRVTNEVEIHCRLKHPSILELYNYFEDSNYVYLVLEMCHNGEMSRYLKERKMPFSEDEARHFMHQIVKGMLYLHTHGILHRDLTLSNLLLTSNMNIKIADFGLATQLKLPNEKHFTMCGTPNYISPEVATRSAHGLESDVWSLGCMFYAFLMGRPPFDTDTVKHTLSKVVLGDYEMPSHVSLEAQDLIHQLLQRDPALRPSLSAVLDHPFMTQNLLVRTKEPRLGDDSSIDSGIATISTACTSSVSASSSTRLHQRTKHAIGPALPNRMTYIPPRQPSSFDDGDGSRGRAAHVGETGQPYSRFLRRAHSSDRCGSAEPGLTSSHHEMGRCHSEETLSAVGRPLFPSSSTPHPFSDHGRLPSPPVKQPAHSGYLPAQMVYPPTSQYQDLDGVSNWLNSEGSGPRPTDGSGGSFHSRGPPGVHSSWSEPAGRSLQPYPESSRDITAGTDFQPPHSREQKRKTLRDVVSPLCAHRLKPIRQKTKNAVVSILETGEVCMELLKSQNGQERVKEVLQISCDGSMVTIYQPNGGKGLPVLDRPPAPPEDILICSYDDLPEKYWKKYQYASKFVQLVKSKTPKVTLYTKFAKVMLMENSPDADLEVCFYDGAKTHKTSELVRVVEKSGKSYTVKGEVGLSGLSPESRLYVELSNEGHSMCLSLEAAITAEEQRSAKNVLFFPITIGRRPTSSESLSSGSAPSRPVPPDLATPPKPPQITPSMISYDGSDFTSASLSKKCSPVRQDSVQSAGKVVKSIFVPNIGWASQLTSGEVWVQFNDGSQLVVQAGVSCITYTSAEGRVTRYKENEKLPEHVKEKLHCLSTILGLLANPAPRHAHAH from the exons ATGAGCGTTTCAATCGGCGACAAGATCGAG GATTTTAAAGTCCTCACCCTCCTTGGCAAAGGCTCTTTTGCATGTGTTTACCGGGCAAAATCTGTTAAGACTGGACTGGAGGTTGCAATCAAAATG ATCGACAAGAAAGCGATGCACAAAGCTGGGATGGTGCAACGTGTGACAAATGAGGTGGAGATTCACTGCAGACTGAAGCATCCTTCTATCCTTGAG cTCTACAATTACTTTGAGGACAGCAACTATGTGTATCTGGTGTTGGAGATGTGCCACAACGGGGAGATGAGTCGATACTTGAAAGAGAGGAAGATGCCTTTTTCTGAAGATGAAG ccaGACACTTCATGCATCAGATCGTGAAGGGAATGCTGTATTTACATACTCACGGCATCTTGCACCGCGACCTGACGCTGTCCAATCTGCTGCTGACCAGCAACATGAACATTAAAATAGCGGACTTTGGCCTGGCCACTCAGCTCAAGCTGCCCAATGAAAAGCACTTCACCATGTGTGGGACTCCCAACTACATCTCCCCGGAGGTGGCCACCCGCAGCGCTCACGGCCTGGAGTCCGACGTCTGGTCTCTGGGCTGCATGTTCTACGCCTTCCTGATGGGCCGCCCTCCGTTTGACACCGACACGGTCAAGCACACTCTGTCCAAGGTCGTGCTCGGGGACTACGAGATGCCGAGCCACGTTTCGTTAGAGGCTCAGGACCTgatccaccagctgctccagagGGACCCTGCGCTGCGGCCCAGTCTCTCCGCCGTGCTGGACCACCCATTTATGACCCAGAACCTGCTGGTCAGGACCAAAGAGCCGAGGCTGGGCGACGACAGCTCCATAGACAGCGGAATCGCCACCATCTCGACGGCGTGCACGTCTTCCGTTTCCGCTAGCAGCAGCACCCGCCTCCATCAGCGAACCAAGCACGCGATTGGTCCGGCGCTGCCGAACCGGATGACGTACATTCCTCCACGGCAGCCGAGCAGCTTCGACGACGGGGACGGGTCTCGAGGACGGGCTGCTCACGTCGGAGAGACCGGTCAGCCGTATTCCAGGTTCCTCCGGAGGGCTCACTCATCGGACCGCTGCGGTTCTGCAGAACCAGGGCTGACCTCCTCGCACCATGAGATGGGCAGATGCCATTCAGAGGAGACTCTGTCGGCGGTGGGACGGCCCCTCTTCCCCTCATCCTCCACTCCTCATCCGTTTTCAGACCATGGCAGGCTTCCCTCCCCTCCCGTCAAACAGCCGGCACA CTCAGGATATCTGCCAGCTCAGATGGTTTACCCACCAACCTCCCAGTATCAGGACCTGGATGGAGTTTCTAACTGGCTCAACAGTGAAG GGTCCGGCCCGAGGCCCACAGACGGCAGCGGCGGCAGCTTCCACAGCAGAGGACCCCCCGGGGTCCACAGCTCCTGGTCCGAGCCCGCGGGCCGAAGTCTGCAGCCGTATCCCGAATCGTCCCGGGACATCACAGCGGGAACAGACTTCCAGCCTCCTCACAGCAGGGAGCAGAAGAGGAAAACTCTGAGAGACGTCGTGTCTCCACTGTGTGCCCACAGACTGAAGCCCATCAGGCAGAAAACCAAAAACGCAGTT GTCAGCATCCTGGAAACAGGTGAAGTCTGCATGGAGCTTTTAAAATCCCAAAACGGCCAGGAAAGGGTTAAAGAGGTCCTGCAGATTTCCTGCGATGGCTCCATG GTGACGATATACCAGCCCAATGGCGGGAAGGGGTTACCTGTGCTGGACCGGCCGCCAGCGCCCCCAGAGGACATTCTCATCTGTAGCTACGACGACCTTCCAG aaaaatactGGAAGAAGTACCAATATGCCTCCAAGTTTGTGCAGCTTGTAAAATCCAAAACTCCTAAAGTGACTCTGTACACCAAGTTCGCCAAAGTGATGCTGATGGAAAACTCCCCGGACGCAGACCTGGAAGTCTGTTTTTACGACG GAGCAAAGACCCACAAGACATCAGAGCTGGTGCGAGTGGTGGAGAAGAGCGGGAAGTCGTACACGGTGAAGGGAGAAGTGGGTCTGAGCGGCCTGAGCCCGGAGAGCAGGCTCTATGTGGAACTGTCCAACGAAGGCCATAGCATGTGTCTGTCACTAGAGGCCGCCATCACGGCGGAGGAGCAGCGGAGCGCCAAGAACGTCCTGTTCTTCCCCATAACGATTGGCAG GAGGCCGACCAGCTCAGAGTCTTTATCCTCCGGGTCGGCGCCATCACGGCCGGTTCCTCCCGATTTGGCGACGCCTCCTAAACCTCCACAGATCACTCCTTCA atgatttcCTACGACGGGTCGGATTTCACCTCAGCCAGCTTGAGTAAGAAATGCTCCCCGGTCCGACAGGACTCGGTACAGAGCGCAGGAAAGGTGGTGAAGTCGATATTCGTGCCCAACATCGGATGGGCATCccag CTGACGAGTGGAGAGGTGTGGGTCCAGTTCAACGACGGCTCCCAGCTGGTGGTGCAGGCCGGGGTCTCCTGCATCACTTACACGTCTGCAGAGGGCAGAGTCACCAG GTACAAGGAGAACGAGAAGCTGCCTGAACACGTCAAAGAGAAGCTGCACTGCCTCTCCACCATCCTCGGCCTGCTGGCCAATCCGGCGCCTCGTCACGCGCATGCGCATTAG